A stretch of Buteo buteo chromosome 21, bButBut1.hap1.1, whole genome shotgun sequence DNA encodes these proteins:
- the LOC142042915 gene encoding LOW QUALITY PROTEIN: E3 ubiquitin-protein ligase PHF7-like (The sequence of the model RefSeq protein was modified relative to this genomic sequence to represent the inferred CDS: inserted 2 bases in 1 codon) produces MSARKQKAPDSMEQACLLCRRAEADPALCGDKLEKRGLCAHVFCLFFASGLFRRGAREAGLMGFLPEDIECTIAWAAQKHCFVCGESGAAILCQETGCDRSFHLPCAVEGGCVTQFFRLYRAFCWEHRPEQAVEAAPEENTTCLICLDLVEERKSYGTMVCPACKHAWFHRGCIQVGAVPSPPGFARPRSTAGARQHQGLTXVPLTFLLLQAQALCAGILFQCPLCRDTEHFLSDMITMGIRVPIRLPSWENRHQYAELGERHSRCDARECLCPGGREQAEQEGPWQLLLCCSCAAEGTHRRCSDLRSSTDSWECDACAGLGTASSASSELAGPSTPSQAAPGPSHSSPAPETSSPSTASQLPAGSSSGSPPLETSSPSTGRQAAFRPPHGSPAPRTSSPGNGASGPSQGSPALEGSSRSSPPGPDRVRNSSRLQRRAQHPYSRPRRRRDRSRAPAPSAETSTPSQAAPGPSHSSPAPETSSPSTASQLPAGSSSGSPALESSGSSSPPGPVRMRDRSRLQRRAQHPYSRPGRRHGTSRAPSPSAGPDPPPPAQ; encoded by the exons ATGTCCGCAAGGAAGCAGAAGGCCCCCGACTCGATGGAGCAGG CATGCCTGCTGTGTCGCCGGGCAGAGGCTGACCCGGCTCTCTGCGGGGACAAACTGGAGAAGCGAGGGCTCTGTGCCCACGTGTTTTGCCTG ttttttGCCAGCGGGCTTTTTCGGCGAGGGGCCAGGGAAGCAGGACTCATGGGATTTCTCCCCGAGGATATTGAATGTACAATCGCGTGGGCAGCGCAGAAG CACTGCTTCGTCTGTGGCGAGAGCGGGGCCGCCATCCTCTGCCAGGAAACAGGCTGCGACCGCAGCTTCCATCTCCCCTGTGCCGTGGAGGGTGGATGCGTCACCCAATTCTTTAGGCTCTACAG GGCCTTCTGCTGGGAGCACCGCCCAGAGCAGGCAGTGGAGGCGGCTCCGGAGGAGAACACCACCTGCCTCATCTGCCTGGACCTTGTGGAGGAGAGAAAGTCCTACGGCACCATGGTGTGCCCAGCGTGCAAACACGCCTGGTTCCACAGGGGCTGCATCCAGGTAGGAGCCGTTCCCTCGCCCCCGGGATTTGCTCGCCCCCGGAGCACGGCAGGCGCTCGGCAGCACCAGGGCCTCAC CGTGCCCCTTACgtttctcctcctgcaggcACAGGCTCTGTGCGCCGGCATTTTGTTCCAGTGCCCACTTTGTAGAGATACGGAGCACTTTCTCTCAGACATGATCACCATGGGGATCCGAGTCCCCATCAG ACTGCCGTCATGGGAGAACAGGCATCAATACGCAGAGCTAGGCGAGAGGCACAGCCGCTGCGATGCCAGGGAGTGCCTTTGTCCcggaggcagggagcaggcagagcaagagGG GCCCTGGCAactgctcctgtgctgctcctgcGCTGCCGAGGGCACCCACAGACGCTGCTCCGACTTGAGGAGCAGCACGGACAGCTGGGAGTGCGACGCGTGTGCTGGCCTGGGCACCG CCTCCAGTGCCAGCTCGGAGCTCGCCGggcccagcacccccagccaggCGGCGCCGGGGCCGTCCCACAGCTCCCCGGCACCCgagaccagcagccccagcaccgccagccagctgccagcggGGTCCTCCTCTGGCTCCCCACCGCTGGaaaccagcagccccagcactgggaggCAGGCGGCATTCAGGCCACCCCACGGCTCCCCGGCACCGCGGACCAGCAGCCCCGGCAATGGGGCATCAGGGCCGTCCCAAGGCTCCCCAGCGCTTGAGGGCAGCAGCCGCTCCAGCCCCCCTGGGCCCGACCGCGTGCGAAACAGCTCCCGCTTGCAACGCCGGGCCCAACACCCCTACAGCCGGCCCAGAAGACGCCGTGACAGGAGCCGTGCGCCAGCACCAAGTGCTgagaccagcacccccagccaggCGGCGCCGGGGCCGTCCCACAGCTCCCCGGCACCCgagaccagcagccccagcactgccagccagctgccagcggGGTCCTCCTCTGGCTCCCCAGCGCTCGAGAGCAGCGGAAGCTCCAGCCCCCCTGGGCCCGTGCGGATGCGAGACCGCTCCCGCTTGCAACGCCGGGCCCAACATCCCTACAGCCGGCCCGGACGCCGCCACGGGACCAGCCGTGCGCCATCCCCGAGCGCTGGTCCTGATCCCCCTCCACCCGCACAATAA
- the LOC142042916 gene encoding ciliary microtubule associated protein 1A-like, whose protein sequence is MAHVNVATVTSAPLARVRPDDGQGRPRPPAARSEAATASPGWLRSSSGAMRQDLAANAVVGTGARLAEEGPWGLWPTDEPDGHLWQDGLSVPQASFHRLFFLGYLVHNPTKTKAPAYTFQRAKPPGADSCSPGPRYYVQPSITRNGKYVAPAQHMGGLPKITTEVTPGPSDYSTDKANQHLYKCAPAPSMAFRHKAVKTDETPGPGTYTLPRLVGPNTAYTHASPCYSMKGKRKHNGFAEDLAKTPGPAAFPKVEVDTYKKRAPMYTMGSKSGIGGDKTVKPGPADYCPGKVTLIKPQAPAPTFGLRHSLYTTPLLSLQ, encoded by the exons ATGGCGCACGTCAACG TGGCCACTGTGACATCAGCACCGCTGGCCCGCGTGCGCCCCGACGACGGGCAGGGACGCCCTCGGCCACCTGCCGCCCGCTCTGAGGCGGCCACCGCCTCACCGGGGTGGCTGCGAA GTTCCTCGGGTGCCATGCGGCAAGACCTTGCTGCCAATGCGGTGGTGGGGactggggccaggctggcagaAGAGGGGCCCTGGGGACTGTGGCCCACCGATGAACCTGATGGCCACCTCTGGCAAGATGGCTTGAGTGTCCCGCAG GCGTCCTTTCACAGGCTTTTCTTCCTAGGTTACCTGGTTCACaatcccaccaaaaccaaagcccCAGCGTACACTTTCCAAAGGGCCAAACCTCCCGGCGCAGACAGTTGCTCTCCGGGCCCTCGGTACTACGTCCAGCCCTCCATCACCAGGAACGGGAAGTACGTGGCTCCGGCACAGCACATGGGCGGACTTCCCAAGATAACGACCGAGGTCACCCCTGGACCAA GTGACTACTCCACCGACAAGGCCAACCAACACCTCTACAAATGCGCGCCGGCGCCGTCCATGGCCTTCCGGCACAAGGCCGTCAAAACCGATGAAACTCCAG GTCCTGGCACCTAcaccctgcccaggctggtggGACCCAACACAGCCTACACCCACGCCAGCCCCTGCTACTCcatgaaagggaagaggaagcacAACGGCTTTGCTGAAGACCTCGCCAAG ACGCCAGGTCCTGCTGCATTCCCCAAGGTGGAAGTGGACACCTACAAAAAAAGGGCTCCCATGTACACGATGGGAAGCAAAAGTGGAATTGGAGGTGACAAAACAGTGAAGCCAGGACCGGCAGACTACTGCCCGGGAAAG GTGACGCTGATCAAGCCCCAGGCCCCTGCTCCCACTTTTGGACTCCGCCATTCCCTCTACACAACTCCTCTACTGTCTCTGCAGTAA
- the LOC142042917 gene encoding uncharacterized protein LOC142042917, whose translation MEGCCTVAVSLELSSLFPTLLQLSTKEVVAIWDAVSAYILGQLKQDKGVLVAGLGTFAMLQEQFQGKEEVYVVRRPVFRLELDVLCVQELAFPTVVIPGNVKIKPLNYKRLSRATSFPQHVVKDCVQETILLYSSQLKNGQRLSFAFKGIGVLSCKDDLLCMRFYSDCVTGLERKASRIALLHTRLWMPGAAVSGGATAAQEVQAAPAHAFPRFQFLVIGRPASEAFSAWHKKVAEKHRVRRGTEGSQAPDKLLQRRVKYSLPALPNQGPGTRQQDTEKKKPSASLLPPCPGSSPRTKEASRQEPAPPARPTAALPSSEGCRRALQEVWKLSAEWERVKTRWEERRQQAKAEWAAWEAWSAGEERQPPQVLGTEGIRAPHPPAQPRRKEVGGRWRKAENPLPAEEMAAAAQLQRLQPDHLSPRAAQVLRRLEPHQERRTIFRHVTENKRRKLEQQRQLPCTRCWYRSGGEGAGGGSCSSGC comes from the exons ATGGAGGGCTGCTGCACCGTGGCCGTCAGCTTGGAGCTCAGCAGCTTGTTCCCCACGCTCCTGCAGCTCTCCACCAAGG aggtTGTGGCTATTTGGGATGCTGTGTCTGCGTACATCCTGGGACAGCTGAAGCAGGACAAG GGTGTCCTGGTCGCAGGACTCGGGACCTTCGCTATGCTCCAAGAGCAATTCCAGGGCAAAGAAGAGGTGTACGTGGTTCGAAGACCCGTCTTCCGACTGGAGCTTGATGTGTTGTGTGTGCAGGAGCTCGCGTTCCCCACAGTGGTTATCCCTG GCAATGTCAAGATCAAGCCGCTGAACTACAAGCGGCTGTCGCGAGCCACCTCCTTCCCACAGCACGTGGTGAAGGACTGCGTGCAAGAGACCATCCTCTTGTACTCTTCCCAACTGAAGAACGGGCAGCGCCTCTCCTTCGCCTTCAAGGGCATTGGTGTTCTGTCCTGCAAAGACGACCTCCTGTGCATGCGGTTCTATTCTGACTGCGTCACAGGGCTGGAGAGGAAGGCCAGCCGGATTGCGCTGCTTCACACT aggctgtggatgccagGGGCAGCTGTCTCCGGTGGAGCGACCGCCGCTCAGGAGGtgcaggctgctcctgcccacGCGTTCCCGAG GTTTCAGTTCCTGGTGATCGGCAGACCGGCGTCCGAGGCTTTCTCCGCCTGGCACAAGAAGGTTGCAGAAAAGCACAGGGTCAGAAGAG gtACAGAGGGAAGCCAGGCGCCTGACAAGCTGCTGCAGAGGCGGGTGAAGTAttccctccccgcgctgccaAACCAGGGGCCGGGCACCAGGCAGCAAGACACGGAGAAGAAGAAGCCTTCTGCCAG TCTGCTCCCACCATGTCCAGGCAGCTCCCCCAGGACGAAGGAGGCAAGCAGGCAGgagccagctcctccagccaggCCCACCGCTGCGCTCCCGTCTTCTGAAGGCTGCAGGAGAGCGCTGCAG GAGGTCTGGAAGCTGTCTGCAGAGTGGGAGCGAGTGAAGACCCGGTGGGAAGAGCGGCGACAGCAAGCAAAGGCAGAATGGGCGGCGTGGGAGGCCTGGTCTGCAGGGGAGGAGCGACAACCGCCCCAG GTGCTCGGCACTGAAGGCATTCGGGCTCCCcaccctccagcccagcccaggagaAAGGAGGTCGGCGGGAGGTGGCGGAAGGCTGAAAACCCTCTCCcagcagaggagatggcagcAGCCGCCCAGCTGCAGAGACTCCAGCCTGA CCACCTTTCGCCACGAGCGGCCCAGGTCCTCAGGAGGCTGGAGCCGCATCAGGAACGGAGGACCATCTTCAGGCACGTCACTGAGAACAAGCGGCGgaagctggagcagcagaggcagctcccCTG CACGCGATGCTGGTACCGCAGCGGAGGAGAAGGTGCCGGAGGCGGCAGCTGTAGCAGTGGCTGTTAG